The following proteins are co-located in the Campylobacter concisus genome:
- the dapE gene encoding succinyl-diaminopimelate desuccinylase, with protein sequence MVISFLKELLSFRSITPNDAGSLEFIARFLPDFEAKFIEKNGTKNLILSKIYGDGEHLAFAGHVDVVPPGEGWDSDPFTPLEKDGYIYARGAQDMKSGVAAFVCAAKDTKFNGKLSLILTSDEEGDGTYGTPLALEYLREINDLPKFCVVAEPTCDKEFGDSIKVGRRGSINGKIVIKGIQGHVAYPEKCVNPVNLIAPLLNKIADHDMDAGSEFFSPSKIVVTDIRGGMQVCNVTPSELSIMFNVRNSNLTDVNDVESYLREVLKGLDYELSIKQSSKRFLTNKDSKIVKNLMASVTKFTGVTPILNTKGGTSDARHFASFGVDVIEFGVINDRIHAKNERVSVDEVNKLYEIFKDFIEKF encoded by the coding sequence GTGGTAATTAGCTTTTTAAAAGAGCTTTTAAGCTTTCGCTCTATCACACCTAATGATGCTGGAAGCTTAGAATTTATCGCTAGATTTTTGCCTGATTTTGAGGCTAAATTTATAGAAAAAAATGGCACCAAAAATCTCATACTTTCTAAAATTTATGGTGATGGCGAGCATCTAGCTTTTGCAGGACATGTTGATGTCGTGCCTCCAGGTGAGGGCTGGGATAGCGATCCATTTACCCCACTAGAAAAAGATGGCTACATCTACGCAAGAGGCGCACAGGATATGAAAAGTGGCGTGGCTGCTTTTGTTTGCGCTGCTAAAGATACGAAATTTAATGGTAAGCTAAGTCTTATTTTAACAAGCGACGAAGAGGGCGATGGCACATATGGCACGCCTTTAGCACTTGAATATTTACGCGAAATAAATGATTTGCCAAAATTTTGCGTAGTGGCTGAGCCAACTTGCGATAAAGAATTTGGCGATAGCATAAAGGTCGGTAGACGTGGCTCAATAAATGGCAAGATCGTGATAAAGGGCATTCAAGGGCACGTGGCATATCCTGAAAAGTGTGTAAATCCGGTAAATTTAATAGCTCCACTTCTAAATAAAATAGCTGATCACGATATGGACGCTGGGAGCGAGTTTTTTAGTCCAAGCAAGATCGTGGTAACTGATATTAGAGGCGGCATGCAAGTTTGTAATGTCACGCCAAGCGAGCTTAGCATAATGTTTAATGTGAGAAACTCAAATTTAACTGACGTAAATGACGTTGAGAGCTATCTTAGAGAGGTCTTAAAAGGGCTTGATTACGAGCTTAGTATAAAACAAAGCTCAAAGAGATTTTTAACAAACAAAGATAGCAAAATCGTAAAAAATTTAATGGCCTCTGTCACAAAGTTCACAGGCGTTACACCGATTCTAAATACAAAAGGTGGCACGAGCGATGCTAGGCACTTTGCTAGTTTTGGCGTAGATGTGATAGAATTTGGCGTGATAAACGATCGTATACATGCCAAAAACGAACGAGTCAGTGTTGATGAAGTAAATAAACTTTATGAAATTTTTAAAGATTTTATAGAAAAATTTTAA
- a CDS encoding EAL domain-containing protein, with the protein MSNKDEQTGKNLNITKTIIGLVFVLGSIFLVENLAVFYFKFNNASAENGFNLRKKVDYLTYQYVDYFKNVSKYDVANFQSYINDSAMGDVLLLKDDNKNGYKVVASSDKRIINQEFNDKICGNIFAHNFQKDYFWAKILPENAAQVCMFVPVGEYILGFKGKVDQRIAGTHDEYFFEWLLNNMALTFILSLVGAIVALSTCIWYAVKYIKEKNNYNALKTDTKKQIEELGEKLYIDPMTGLLNKTALVRDINSYENPKVVLIDIDDFGKMNDFYGKFACDQILVKMADLISEFAKDENMKAYCIEADRFALVEDSDSFIDRYEDMVEDLIEIFKGRMLSIVDEDGREIEGIEIHSTIGFALDSDQTLRKATIALKTAKEQDKDYVCYFKGLNQKEEYATQIERSKLIQYATINNNIVPYFQPIVNDQKVPVKYECLIRLLDRGDVISPNVFLDISKRIKRYADLEKQLIKKCFKQLVEDKNLVLSINLSSRDMIDGDVSSLVLNLLNKHNVAGRVVFEIVEDEELKNLERVSNFIERVKSMGAKIAIDDFGSGYSNFSYIIKIKPDYVKIDGSIIKDIDINKDSHSIASAIVAFAKDLGIKTIAEYVHSKEIFEICKEIGVDEFQGFYFGAPERAGS; encoded by the coding sequence TTGAGTAACAAGGACGAGCAAACGGGTAAAAATCTAAACATCACTAAAACGATTATAGGTTTAGTGTTTGTTTTGGGAAGTATTTTTTTAGTCGAAAACCTGGCAGTTTTTTATTTTAAATTTAATAATGCTTCTGCTGAAAATGGTTTTAATCTTCGAAAGAAAGTTGATTATTTGACATATCAATATGTTGATTATTTCAAAAATGTCAGCAAATATGATGTTGCAAATTTCCAATCTTACATTAACGATAGCGCTATGGGTGATGTCCTTTTATTAAAGGATGATAATAAAAATGGATACAAGGTCGTAGCATCTTCAGATAAAAGAATAATAAATCAAGAATTTAACGATAAAATCTGTGGAAATATCTTTGCTCATAATTTCCAAAAAGATTATTTTTGGGCAAAAATTTTGCCAGAAAATGCTGCTCAAGTTTGTATGTTTGTGCCAGTTGGAGAGTATATATTAGGCTTTAAAGGAAAGGTCGATCAACGTATTGCTGGTACGCATGATGAGTACTTTTTTGAGTGGCTTTTAAATAATATGGCTTTAACATTCATCTTAAGCCTCGTTGGCGCAATAGTTGCTTTGTCTACTTGTATATGGTATGCGGTCAAGTACATAAAAGAAAAAAATAACTATAACGCATTAAAAACGGATACTAAAAAGCAGATAGAAGAGCTTGGAGAAAAGCTTTATATAGATCCAATGACTGGACTTTTAAATAAAACAGCATTGGTGCGTGATATTAATAGCTATGAAAATCCTAAAGTAGTGCTTATAGATATTGACGATTTTGGCAAGATGAATGACTTTTACGGTAAATTTGCATGTGATCAGATTTTGGTCAAGATGGCTGATTTGATCAGTGAATTTGCCAAAGATGAGAATATGAAAGCTTACTGCATAGAAGCAGATAGGTTTGCTCTGGTAGAAGATAGCGATAGCTTTATCGATAGATATGAAGATATGGTTGAAGATTTGATAGAAATTTTTAAAGGTCGTATGCTAAGTATAGTCGATGAAGATGGCAGAGAGATAGAAGGTATCGAGATACATAGTACAATAGGCTTTGCTCTTGATAGTGACCAAACACTAAGAAAAGCAACAATAGCATTAAAAACGGCAAAAGAGCAAGATAAAGACTATGTTTGCTATTTCAAAGGGCTAAATCAAAAAGAGGAATACGCAACTCAAATAGAACGCTCTAAACTGATACAATACGCCACTATAAACAACAATATTGTTCCTTATTTTCAGCCGATAGTTAATGACCAAAAGGTACCTGTAAAATACGAATGCTTAATAAGACTTTTAGATAGAGGCGATGTTATATCACCAAATGTCTTTTTAGATATCTCAAAGCGTATTAAGCGTTATGCTGATCTTGAGAAACAACTCATTAAAAAGTGTTTTAAGCAGCTTGTAGAGGATAAGAATTTAGTACTTTCCATAAATTTAAGCAGTAGAGATATGATCGATGGTGATGTTAGCTCGCTTGTTTTAAATTTATTAAATAAGCACAATGTTGCCGGCAGAGTAGTATTTGAGATCGTTGAAGATGAAGAGCTTAAAAATTTAGAGAGAGTTTCAAATTTTATCGAGCGTGTAAAAAGCATGGGTGCAAAGATCGCTATCGATGATTTTGGCTCAGGATATTCAAATTTTTCTTACATCATAAAGATTAAGCCTGACTACGTAAAGATCGATGGCTCTATTATAAAAGATATAGACATAAATAAAGATTCACACTCTATCGCAAGTGCGATCGTGGCATTTGCAAAAGACCTTGGTATAAAAACCATTGCTGAATATGTGCATTCAAAAGAGATATTTGAAATCTGTAAAGAGATCGGCGTAGATGAGTTCCAGGGCTTTTATTTTGGTGCACCAGAGCGTGCCGGCTCATAA